Proteins encoded by one window of Emticicia oligotrophica DSM 17448:
- a CDS encoding T9SS type B sorting domain-containing protein, with translation MKNVLFIVLAFVFTIKVCYSQVPEPISVGFASVSTLDWKKILINVIRTDNINVTKYIYFRAEDNSNDYKEIGRSNSNSFTDINVDVNSRSYCYKVSYIDNNGKQAELSEPFCSIYLSNENANIIKWTPFSKLKDAEPVEYYVDIVNNNGSINRKTLFKTNELSATFNKIDRLEQEFDMYDEAKVRIRAIQPTSFKVAGIPYVNLPLEVYSNILTIKPAPSIFLPTAFTPNGDGMNDEFLAQGKGIVEFEMVIYDKWGGIIFESKDITQGWRGLQPDNDTPSMMGNYIYKVKAKNKHDKTIEKTGVVSLIR, from the coding sequence ATGAAGAACGTGTTGTTTATTGTTTTAGCGTTTGTTTTTACAATAAAAGTGTGTTATTCGCAAGTGCCTGAGCCTATATCGGTTGGTTTTGCTTCTGTATCAACCCTAGATTGGAAAAAGATTCTGATTAATGTAATACGAACAGACAATATAAACGTAACTAAATATATTTACTTTAGGGCTGAAGATAATTCAAACGATTATAAAGAAATTGGGCGTTCTAATTCAAATTCATTTACAGATATTAATGTGGATGTTAATAGTCGGTCGTATTGTTATAAAGTTAGCTATATAGATAACAATGGGAAGCAAGCAGAATTATCTGAGCCATTTTGCAGTATTTATCTTTCTAATGAAAATGCAAATATTATTAAATGGACACCTTTCTCTAAATTAAAAGATGCAGAACCTGTAGAATATTATGTTGATATTGTTAATAATAATGGTTCGATAAATCGTAAGACTTTGTTCAAAACAAACGAACTATCAGCTACATTTAATAAAATTGATAGATTAGAACAAGAATTTGATATGTATGATGAAGCAAAAGTAAGAATCAGAGCAATTCAACCAACCTCTTTCAAAGTTGCTGGTATACCGTATGTAAACCTTCCTCTTGAGGTTTATTCAAATATTCTGACAATTAAACCGGCTCCATCTATTTTTCTCCCGACTGCCTTTACACCAAATGGAGACGGAATGAATGATGAGTTTTTAGCACAAGGAAAAGGCATTGTAGAATTTGAAATGGTAATCTATGATAAATGGGGAGGTATTATTTTTGAAAGTAAGGATATTACTCAAGGTTGGAGGGGTCTGCAACCAGATAATGATACACCCAGTATGATGGGTAATTATATTTATAAAGTAAAAGCGAAAAATAAACACGACAAAACCATTGAAAAGACTGGAGTTGTATCATTAATTAGATGA
- a CDS encoding MFS transporter, protein MKLEKIGLMPRHLTLLTAGLGYLGNVFCVNLTYVFKKEPFLDFGIAEAQLASANSTLLIIQHVGIFLGVILFGSLADRRGRMAMLFISVGTYSVATFLSGLVHNYYLFQVLRFVVGLGVASELGIGLVLICEIFSREKRTFLIIFIAFCGFMGMFLLSILAKSFHWRTLYIMGGLLGLLIMFFRFSTFESDIFLKSNQLKNQLKKSLILPLLRKRKIYYLIICILPSYLVTASSIFVGTTYFKELKVSAGQSLLFFSIGGGLGLIFISLLSKKIKSRKKAITLCITLLLILASIYAFIKPTSIHSFLIINFLFGIFVTYQFELLALTIEQFGTNIRALATTLVFGAGRASVFLFSLIIPILNLIVKDLLMSVFILDFIFFCAALWAISKIKEDFCRDLSFVDE, encoded by the coding sequence GTGAAGCTGGAAAAAATAGGTTTAATGCCAAGGCATCTTACTTTATTAACAGCAGGCTTGGGTTATCTTGGAAATGTTTTTTGTGTAAACCTAACCTACGTATTTAAAAAAGAGCCATTTTTAGATTTTGGAATTGCTGAAGCACAGTTAGCTTCGGCTAATAGTACATTACTCATTATTCAGCATGTTGGTATATTTTTGGGAGTAATTCTATTTGGTTCTCTTGCTGATAGAAGAGGAAGGATGGCTATGCTTTTCATTTCAGTAGGTACATACTCTGTAGCAACTTTCCTTAGTGGTTTAGTACATAATTATTATCTTTTTCAAGTTTTACGATTCGTAGTTGGGCTAGGTGTAGCCTCTGAATTGGGAATCGGATTAGTGTTAATCTGCGAAATTTTCTCGCGAGAGAAACGTACATTTCTAATTATCTTCATCGCATTTTGTGGTTTTATGGGCATGTTTCTCCTGAGTATTTTAGCGAAATCATTTCACTGGCGTACTCTTTACATCATGGGTGGATTATTGGGACTTTTAATTATGTTTTTTAGATTCTCTACCTTCGAATCGGATATTTTTTTAAAAAGTAATCAGTTAAAAAATCAATTAAAAAAATCGCTAATTCTTCCTTTACTTCGGAAACGCAAAATTTATTATTTAATTATTTGTATCTTACCAAGCTACTTAGTAACAGCATCTTCGATTTTTGTTGGAACCACTTATTTTAAAGAATTGAAAGTAAGTGCAGGACAAAGCCTATTATTTTTTTCTATTGGTGGTGGATTAGGCCTCATTTTCATCAGTTTACTTAGCAAGAAAATCAAAAGTAGAAAGAAAGCAATTACACTTTGTATTACTTTGTTACTCATCCTTGCTTCTATTTACGCTTTTATCAAGCCTACCAGCATTCATAGTTTTTTAATAATTAATTTCCTTTTTGGAATCTTCGTAACTTATCAATTCGAGCTTTTGGCTCTAACTATTGAACAGTTTGGAACAAATATTCGTGCATTGGCTACAACCTTAGTATTTGGAGCAGGCCGTGCATCGGTTTTCTTATTTTCGCTTATAATCCCAATACTAAACTTAATTGTTAAGGATTTACTCATGAGTGTTTTTATTCTTGACTTCATTTTCTTTTGTGCTGCCTTATGGGCTATTTCAAAAATAAAAGAGGATTTTTGTCGTGATCTATCATTTGTTGATGAATAG
- a CDS encoding VanZ family protein: MPSEQLPKGNDKSAHFIVFAGWAFCHQFVFRQYAKTLIIGILYGIFIEFWQGILPQSFHRNFDWYDALADSIGVLIGLLLYFFTAKFISTEKI, translated from the coding sequence ATGCCTAGTGAGCAACTACCCAAAGGAAATGATAAAAGTGCTCATTTTATTGTGTTTGCAGGCTGGGCATTTTGCCATCAATTTGTTTTTCGACAATATGCAAAAACACTTATTATTGGCATTTTGTATGGCATTTTTATCGAGTTCTGGCAAGGTATTTTACCACAATCGTTTCATCGTAACTTTGATTGGTACGATGCTCTTGCTGATAGTATTGGTGTTTTGATTGGCCTATTATTGTATTTTTTTACAGCCAAATTTATTTCTACTGAAAAAATCTAA
- a CDS encoding pyridoxal phosphate-dependent decarboxylase family protein has product MKKLQQAFSSENFRQQAHSLVDLLADYLESAQNQDLQHVIPYKEPDESFSFWQTDYEKGQENVEDFFKTVIEQSTHLHHPQYMGHQVTPPLPITAIASMLSGMLNNGMAVYEMGLVSNPLERILSELLAKKIGFDKNSGGLLTSGGTLANLTALLTARAAKTDVWEEGNTDKLAVMVSEEAHYCIDRAARIMGMGNAGIIKVPTNDRLQIRTDLLEKYYQEATNNGFKVICVVGSACSTSSGSYDNLEEIGKFAQKHQLWFHVDGAHGGAVVFSEKYKYKVKGIENADSVVIDWHKMLMTPALTTALIFKRDEDSFKTFQQKAQYLWANQYSKDWFNSGKRTFECTKLMMSLKVYSILKAHGEEIFTENVDYLHGLAEKFVALIKARPNFELAVEPESNIVCFRIILPNQESNVINSAIRKQLLQEGKFYIVQTTLRENLYLRVSLMNPLTSEKHLVALLDEIERISKQIAQQ; this is encoded by the coding sequence ATGAAAAAACTTCAACAAGCCTTTTCATCAGAAAACTTTCGCCAACAAGCTCACTCACTAGTTGATTTATTGGCTGATTATCTAGAATCAGCTCAAAATCAAGACCTCCAGCATGTGATTCCTTATAAAGAACCCGACGAATCATTTAGCTTTTGGCAAACTGATTACGAAAAAGGACAAGAAAATGTTGAAGATTTCTTCAAAACAGTAATTGAGCAATCTACACACTTGCATCACCCACAATACATGGGTCACCAAGTTACACCACCATTACCCATCACTGCTATTGCAAGTATGCTTTCGGGAATGCTTAATAATGGTATGGCTGTTTATGAAATGGGCTTGGTTTCAAATCCACTCGAACGAATATTATCAGAATTATTAGCAAAGAAAATCGGTTTTGATAAAAATTCAGGTGGTTTACTTACTTCAGGCGGTACACTCGCAAACCTAACCGCTCTACTTACTGCCCGAGCAGCCAAAACTGATGTTTGGGAAGAAGGCAACACCGATAAACTAGCCGTTATGGTTTCGGAAGAAGCACATTATTGCATTGATAGAGCTGCTCGAATTATGGGAATGGGTAATGCAGGCATTATAAAAGTACCCACCAACGACCGTCTACAAATTAGAACCGATTTATTGGAAAAATACTATCAAGAAGCAACCAATAATGGCTTTAAAGTAATTTGTGTCGTGGGAAGTGCTTGCTCAACTTCGTCTGGAAGCTATGATAATTTGGAAGAAATAGGAAAATTTGCTCAAAAACATCAACTCTGGTTTCATGTTGATGGAGCACACGGCGGTGCGGTAGTTTTCTCAGAAAAATACAAATATAAAGTTAAAGGTATTGAAAACGCTGACTCAGTTGTTATTGATTGGCATAAAATGCTCATGACACCAGCATTAACCACTGCACTTATCTTCAAACGTGATGAAGATTCTTTCAAAACTTTCCAGCAAAAAGCTCAATATCTTTGGGCAAATCAATATTCAAAAGATTGGTTTAATTCGGGGAAACGTACGTTTGAATGTACCAAACTCATGATGAGCCTAAAAGTCTATTCAATCTTGAAAGCTCATGGGGAAGAAATATTTACAGAAAATGTAGATTATTTACATGGTTTAGCTGAAAAGTTTGTGGCACTAATTAAAGCCAGACCTAATTTTGAACTTGCCGTTGAGCCCGAAAGCAATATCGTTTGTTTCAGAATTATTTTACCTAATCAAGAGTCAAATGTTATTAACTCAGCCATCAGAAAACAATTACTTCAAGAAGGGAAATTCTATATAGTACAAACTACTTTAAGAGAAAATCTTTATCTTCGTGTCTCGTTAATGAATCCGCTAACTTCAGAAAAACACTTAGTTGCACTATTAGATGAAATTGAAAGAATTAGTAAACAAATTGCTCAGCAATAG
- a CDS encoding LysR family transcriptional regulator, translating to MDFRTIEHFLKLTETLNFRKAAEDIYIAQPALSRQIMALEEELGVVLFDRNKRNVALTPAGEYFKEECERILEDFERVKQRTFQVHKGEGGEIKIAHSSSSMQFLLPNILAKIQAEMPLMKTILNETTNIYGINALINRTMDVTFGPNMIVPKELNTRTIYVENFVLILPQNHHLNTNNFESLAQVADENFILPPRSESSGYVESLEALCQSYGFIPKVAYQSGNSNTVLRLVEAGVGISIEPKSALSGQNMNVKYIELSNIPTKAAMLMVWLRGREKDLKPFFEIVDKVMATFKI from the coding sequence ATGGATTTTCGAACAATTGAACATTTTTTAAAACTTACGGAAACGCTAAATTTTAGAAAAGCAGCAGAGGATATATATATTGCTCAACCAGCCTTGAGCCGTCAGATAATGGCTTTAGAAGAAGAATTAGGGGTTGTATTATTTGACCGAAACAAGCGAAATGTGGCACTGACACCCGCAGGTGAATATTTTAAGGAAGAATGTGAAAGAATTTTAGAAGATTTTGAGCGAGTAAAACAACGTACTTTTCAAGTCCATAAAGGCGAGGGTGGAGAAATTAAAATTGCCCATTCGAGTTCCTCGATGCAGTTTTTATTACCGAATATTTTGGCAAAAATTCAAGCAGAAATGCCTTTGATGAAGACTATTTTGAATGAAACAACCAATATTTATGGCATTAATGCACTGATTAATCGAACCATGGATGTTACTTTTGGGCCGAATATGATTGTGCCGAAAGAACTAAATACACGTACAATTTACGTAGAAAATTTTGTGCTTATTTTACCACAAAATCACCATTTGAATACCAATAATTTTGAGTCATTGGCACAAGTGGCCGACGAAAATTTTATTTTACCGCCAAGAAGTGAAAGCTCAGGATACGTTGAAAGTCTAGAAGCTTTGTGCCAATCGTATGGGTTTATTCCCAAAGTAGCTTATCAATCAGGTAATTCAAATACTGTTTTGAGGTTGGTTGAAGCTGGCGTAGGTATTTCGATTGAACCCAAATCTGCTTTGAGTGGACAAAATATGAACGTTAAATACATCGAATTAAGTAATATTCCTACCAAAGCAGCCATGTTGATGGTTTGGCTTCGTGGAAGAGAAAAAGACTTAAAGCCATTTTTTGAAATTGTCGATAAAGTAATGGCGACCTTTAAGATTTGA
- the hisC gene encoding histidinol-phosphate transaminase, giving the protein MFSLDKVIRPHILSLTPYSSARDEYSGSEGTFLDANENPFGSVISGKYNRYPDPYQAVVKEKLAKIKKVRPGQIFLGNGSDEAIDLIIRATCEPKQDNILILPPTYGMYKVCADVQNVDVKQVPLTPDFQVDTKKVLETADANTKIIWICSPNNPSGNIIERASILHILDNFKTGLVVVDEAYIDFATEESFTQLLDTYPNLVVMQTFSKAWGLAALRLGMGFASEEIIKVLNKIKYPYNLNGVTQKLLYAALGKEEKKDKYVKQILKERERLHKKLTDLSIVQHIYPSDSNQLLVKFTEANQIFHYLIEQKIITRLRSNVLLCDNCIRISVGTRKENDILLKALKKY; this is encoded by the coding sequence ATGTTTTCATTAGATAAAGTCATTCGTCCACATATTCTTTCGCTTACACCCTACTCTTCTGCTCGTGATGAATACTCGGGTTCAGAAGGTACATTTTTAGATGCCAACGAAAATCCTTTTGGTTCGGTGATTTCTGGAAAATACAATCGTTACCCAGACCCTTACCAAGCAGTAGTAAAAGAAAAATTAGCTAAAATTAAAAAAGTACGCCCGGGCCAAATATTCTTGGGTAATGGTTCTGATGAGGCGATTGATTTAATTATCCGTGCTACTTGCGAACCAAAACAAGATAATATTCTGATTTTACCACCCACATACGGCATGTATAAGGTTTGTGCTGATGTACAAAACGTGGATGTAAAACAAGTTCCACTTACGCCTGATTTTCAAGTAGATACGAAAAAAGTATTAGAAACGGCTGATGCAAATACTAAAATTATTTGGATTTGTTCGCCCAATAATCCATCTGGAAATATCATTGAGCGAGCTTCTATTTTGCATATCTTAGATAATTTCAAGACAGGTTTAGTAGTTGTAGATGAAGCTTATATTGATTTTGCTACCGAAGAATCTTTCACCCAATTGCTCGATACTTATCCAAACTTAGTGGTTATGCAAACATTCTCAAAAGCTTGGGGATTAGCCGCTTTACGTTTGGGTATGGGTTTTGCCTCTGAAGAAATTATCAAGGTTTTAAATAAAATCAAATATCCTTATAACCTCAATGGCGTAACGCAAAAGCTACTTTATGCCGCTTTAGGCAAAGAAGAAAAGAAAGATAAGTATGTCAAACAAATTTTGAAAGAGCGTGAACGCCTACATAAAAAACTGACAGATTTGAGCATCGTTCAACACATTTATCCATCAGATTCAAATCAACTTTTGGTAAAATTCACTGAAGCAAATCAGATTTTTCACTATTTAATTGAGCAAAAAATCATTACTCGACTACGTTCGAATGTATTGCTTTGTGATAATTGTATTCGAATCTCGGTAGGTACTCGTAAAGAAAATGACATATTATTGAAGGCTTTGAAAAAATACTAA
- the hemF gene encoding oxygen-dependent coproporphyrinogen oxidase encodes MLSKENIAEYFQTLQDNICQALEMTDGKGKFQEDKWEHHSGGGGRTRVITGGNIIEKGGVNFSSVQGQTSEALQKQLKLEEKADYFATGVSIVQHPVSPMVPIIHMNVRYFEMSNGISWFGGGIDLTPHYVVDEDARWFHEQLKNVCDKHDAEAYKKYKEWADNYFYIPHRQETRGVGGIFFDYLKPQSVEEKSKIFDFVKSVGESFAPIYTHLMAKNAQIPFIEEHKTWQMLRRGRYVEFNLAWDRGTKFGLETNGRTESILMSLPPVANWVYDYKPEANSLEERTLSLLKKGIDWI; translated from the coding sequence ATGTTATCCAAAGAAAATATTGCCGAATACTTCCAAACACTTCAAGATAATATTTGTCAGGCCCTTGAAATGACCGATGGGAAAGGGAAATTTCAAGAAGATAAATGGGAACACCACAGTGGTGGTGGCGGACGTACACGTGTGATTACAGGTGGAAATATCATTGAAAAAGGTGGTGTTAATTTCTCATCAGTGCAAGGACAGACTTCGGAAGCCTTACAAAAGCAACTAAAACTCGAGGAAAAAGCCGATTATTTCGCTACTGGCGTAAGTATCGTTCAACATCCTGTGAGTCCGATGGTGCCTATTATTCACATGAATGTTCGTTATTTCGAAATGTCAAATGGTATCTCGTGGTTTGGTGGAGGAATTGACTTAACGCCACATTATGTGGTTGATGAAGATGCACGTTGGTTTCATGAGCAATTGAAAAATGTTTGTGATAAGCACGATGCCGAAGCCTACAAAAAATATAAAGAATGGGCCGATAATTATTTCTATATTCCGCATCGTCAAGAAACAAGAGGTGTTGGCGGTATTTTTTTTGATTATTTGAAACCGCAAAGTGTCGAGGAAAAATCCAAAATCTTTGATTTTGTGAAGTCGGTAGGAGAGAGTTTTGCTCCAATATACACCCATTTGATGGCCAAAAATGCCCAAATCCCTTTTATTGAAGAGCACAAAACTTGGCAAATGCTTCGCCGTGGACGCTATGTTGAGTTTAATTTGGCATGGGATAGAGGAACAAAATTCGGACTCGAAACCAATGGCCGAACAGAATCAATTTTGATGAGTTTGCCTCCTGTGGCCAATTGGGTTTATGATTATAAACCCGAAGCAAATAGTTTAGAAGAACGAACTTTGAGCCTTTTGAAAAAAGGAATCGATTGGATATGA
- a CDS encoding glycoside hydrolase family 16 protein, protein MQKTILLASSTLVMSLYVACQTKPNEDAIIFPSQNPITEYKIDKSTPIWADEFDYTGAPDSKKWGYDIGGHGWGNQEKQYYTKDLKNARVEDGKLIIEAIKEKYENNDYTSARLVSKGKGDFLYGRIEIKAKLPKGRGTWPAAWMLATEQSYGASYWPDNGEIDIIEHVGFDQNRIHGNIHTKAFNHSIGTNKGNNIMAESDVSDNFHVYACEWLPDKITIELDGKPYFTFNRPSNDWKEWPFDKKFHILLNIAIGGGWGGQKGIDDSIFPQRMEVDYVRVYPAVK, encoded by the coding sequence ATGCAAAAAACAATCTTACTTGCAAGCTCGACTTTAGTTATGTCGCTCTATGTAGCTTGTCAAACAAAACCAAATGAAGATGCTATTATCTTTCCCTCACAAAACCCAATAACTGAGTATAAAATAGATAAATCAACTCCAATTTGGGCTGATGAATTTGACTATACGGGTGCACCCGACTCAAAAAAATGGGGTTATGATATTGGTGGACATGGTTGGGGAAACCAAGAAAAACAATATTATACGAAAGACCTAAAAAATGCCCGAGTTGAAGATGGTAAGCTAATCATTGAAGCAATTAAAGAAAAATACGAAAATAATGATTATACCTCGGCTCGTTTAGTTAGTAAAGGTAAAGGAGATTTTCTCTATGGTCGAATTGAAATAAAAGCAAAATTACCCAAAGGACGTGGCACTTGGCCAGCAGCTTGGATGCTCGCCACTGAACAAAGTTATGGGGCAAGTTATTGGCCTGATAATGGTGAAATTGACATCATTGAGCACGTAGGTTTCGACCAAAACAGAATTCATGGCAATATTCATACTAAAGCATTCAACCACTCAATAGGTACTAATAAAGGCAATAATATTATGGCAGAAAGCGACGTCTCTGATAATTTCCATGTGTATGCCTGCGAGTGGTTGCCTGATAAAATTACTATTGAACTTGATGGTAAACCTTACTTCACCTTTAATCGACCAAGCAATGATTGGAAAGAATGGCCTTTCGATAAAAAATTCCATATTTTACTAAATATTGCCATTGGTGGTGGTTGGGGTGGCCAAAAAGGTATTGACGATAGCATTTTCCCTCAACGAATGGAAGTAGATTATGTAAGAGTTTATCCTGCAGTGAAGTAG
- a CDS encoding LacI family DNA-binding transcriptional regulator, protein MPVKDNSQIITIKDIARKFKCSPSTVSRALNDNPVINEETRKTIQEYAQRMGYQRNIISLSLLNKSSKTLGVILPNINHFHESSMLEGLQSVFQPLGYLLNICVTNESYSLEKQYIERLLANRVDGIFLSVSQETYDEGHYEHIENITKRNIPLVYIDRKYDGTTGTGVTVDDYEGAFMATQHLIEIGCRRIAHLRGPKGMTVSELRFNGYRDCLLKHDLEVNENLILTTNFEVESAIEPTQSLLDLAEKPDAIFGVNDHVCIGAMSVIRERNIKIPQEIALIGFDDSPIAQYLFPPLSSVQRQSRAIGLTASDLLLSQLNNKLLSSRVLPTKLIIRESSKKY, encoded by the coding sequence ATGCCTGTGAAAGATAATTCTCAAATAATCACAATTAAAGATATTGCCCGTAAGTTTAAATGCTCACCATCAACGGTTTCGAGAGCACTAAACGATAATCCTGTGATTAATGAGGAGACTCGGAAGACTATTCAAGAGTATGCTCAAAGAATGGGGTATCAGCGAAATATTATTTCGTTGAGCTTGCTCAACAAGTCATCTAAAACTTTGGGGGTAATTTTACCCAATATCAATCACTTTCACGAATCATCTATGCTTGAGGGACTCCAATCTGTTTTTCAGCCGCTTGGATATTTACTCAATATTTGTGTAACTAACGAAAGTTATTCCCTCGAAAAACAATACATCGAACGCTTATTGGCCAATCGTGTTGATGGTATCTTCTTGTCTGTCTCACAAGAAACATACGATGAAGGGCATTATGAACACATTGAGAACATTACAAAACGAAATATCCCGCTCGTTTACATAGATAGGAAATATGACGGCACAACTGGTACGGGCGTAACAGTAGATGACTATGAAGGTGCATTTATGGCCACCCAACACCTAATAGAAATTGGTTGTCGAAGAATTGCTCACCTGCGTGGTCCTAAAGGAATGACGGTTTCTGAACTAAGATTTAATGGGTATCGTGATTGTTTATTAAAACATGATTTGGAAGTGAATGAAAATCTAATTCTTACGACAAATTTCGAAGTGGAAAGTGCTATTGAGCCAACCCAATCATTGCTTGATTTAGCCGAAAAACCAGATGCTATTTTTGGTGTAAACGACCACGTATGTATAGGTGCGATGTCGGTAATCAGAGAACGAAATATTAAGATTCCGCAAGAAATCGCTCTTATTGGATTCGATGATTCGCCCATTGCACAATACTTATTTCCACCACTTAGTTCGGTTCAACGCCAAAGTAGAGCCATTGGACTAACCGCATCCGACCTTCTCTTAAGCCAATTAAACAATAAATTACTCAGTAGCAGAGTTTTACCTACAAAACTCATTATTCGGGAGTCATCGAAGAAATATTAA
- a CDS encoding DUF4249 domain-containing protein: MFKKITFILVLCWLAACVEPFKTLSGKSLEKLVIEATLTDEDIPQKIRISKSIDKDDVSFSEGVDDLQVKLIVNQKESFLFEAVGNGFYSLPSSFRAKAGNIYQLIFQKTDGTKYQSNEQIMPQPIEKSKFHDLFSSRGIEQGGKQIPSNDVYADFQDSPTEKNYYTWSWKLWERQFVCHTEYSVDYYCNQNCWEIIPNPTWNIYSDEYSNGKLVSNKLIAQIPYYQTLGALLEIKQLSITEDAYKFLKMLADQAERTGTLVDTPPAAIIGNVKNLTKKEEPVAGFFMVGSANTVNYWLDRKNVPINISPIGLLGRKPNPNNFGATFACIEGPTRTPQKPKGWVD, encoded by the coding sequence ATGTTTAAGAAAATAACATTCATATTGGTTTTGTGTTGGCTAGCGGCTTGTGTTGAACCTTTTAAAACACTTTCGGGTAAATCTCTTGAAAAACTGGTCATCGAAGCTACATTGACCGATGAAGATATTCCACAAAAAATACGAATTTCAAAGTCGATAGATAAAGATGATGTTTCTTTTAGCGAAGGAGTAGATGATTTACAGGTAAAACTAATTGTCAATCAGAAAGAAAGTTTTTTGTTTGAAGCAGTGGGAAATGGTTTTTATTCACTTCCATCTTCTTTTAGAGCCAAAGCCGGAAATATTTATCAATTAATCTTCCAGAAGACAGATGGTACTAAATATCAATCGAACGAACAAATAATGCCACAGCCAATTGAGAAAAGTAAGTTTCATGATTTGTTTTCAAGTAGGGGGATAGAACAGGGTGGCAAGCAGATACCAAGCAATGATGTTTATGCCGATTTTCAAGATTCTCCCACCGAGAAAAATTATTATACATGGTCGTGGAAACTTTGGGAACGTCAGTTTGTATGTCATACTGAGTATTCGGTTGATTATTACTGTAATCAGAATTGTTGGGAAATCATACCGAATCCTACTTGGAATATTTACAGCGATGAATATTCTAATGGGAAGCTGGTTTCTAATAAGTTGATTGCTCAAATTCCTTATTATCAAACTTTAGGTGCATTGCTCGAAATCAAGCAATTGAGTATTACCGAAGATGCCTATAAATTTTTAAAAATGCTCGCTGACCAAGCCGAACGTACAGGTACTTTGGTTGATACTCCACCAGCTGCAATAATAGGTAATGTGAAAAACTTGACTAAAAAGGAAGAGCCAGTTGCTGGATTTTTTATGGTTGGAAGTGCTAATACAGTAAATTATTGGTTAGATAGAAAAAATGTTCCAATAAATATTTCTCCCATTGGATTGTTAGGTCGAAAACCCAATCCAAACAATTTCGGTGCTACATTTGCCTGCATTGAAGGTCCTACTCGTACTCCTCAAAAACCTAAGGGTTGGGTTGATTGA